The segment TGTGGTTGATGCTGGTCTCGAGGGGAAGATTGCCATTTATGGTAGAAATAGGCCGAATATAATCTTACAGGTATCTTCTGCGTTAAAGCGGATGGGCTTGAGTGTTGTTGAGGAGGACTCGCCAACGCTCCTAGAGGAGGTTATGATGACGAAAGATGACCGAGAAATCGAAGCTATTAAGCGAGTTGGCGTAGCAGCCTGCAAGATAGTGAAAGAGATCCTAGAGCATCTAGCATCCTGCAGAGTAGGGGATAGACTTCTTTACAAGGGAGAGGAGTTGAGAGTTGGGCACATCAAACGATTAGTTCGGGTGCTCTTGGCTGAAAAAAACCTTAAACCCTTAGATGAGATGATCTTTGCACCAGCCCCAGAATCCAGCGACCCACACTACTCAGGCATAGATTCCGAGCCGATTAGAGTTGGGCAGCCCATAGTCTTCGACCTCTTCCCACAGGGCAGCGAAGGATACTGCTTCGATCTAACCAGAACAATATCCATAGGCTCGCCTACACCAGAGTTTAGGGAGATGTTTGAGGCTGTACTTGAAGCGCAGCTGACCGTTTTAGAGCGTTTGAGGAGCGGTATGCTTGCTAAAGAAGCTATGGAGGCTGCTTGCGAAGTCTTTGAGAAGAAGGGTTACGACACACCCAGAACAAACCCCAAATTAACCAAAGGCTTTACACACAGCCTAGGGCACGGCATAGGTCTGACTATAGGTGAAAGACCCTATCTTTCACTCTACTCACAAGAAAGAATTGTTGATAGGCAGGTCTTCACAGTAGAGCCCGGGCTATATGATGCTAAGCTTGGTGGCGTTAGGTTAGAAGATGTAATTGTTATGGAGGGTGGTGCTGCTAAAAACCTTACCGATCTTGAGAAGATGCTTGTGTATTAGCGTAGCCGCTGCAAGATCGTTTCAGCTTCGGCGACTTTCATCCTTGCCGCGATGTAGTCACCCTTCTCTAGAAGGGCTGTAGCTTGTTTCGCAAGTTTAGATGCCTCCTGCAACATCCTCTCCTCCCTGTCTACATTCACACCCTTCGCTTTGATGTCGTTGAGCTGTCTTCTTATCTTCTGGATCTCCTCGCCCAGACTCTTAACTTCCTCGCTGAGGTTCTTCTTCATCTGCTTCATAACCTCATTTATCTGCTTCACCGCCTCACCTAACTTCCCGGCTTGTATCTGGCGTCTGGACGCGTTCAGCCCCTCTATCTGCTCTTTAAACCCACCTTTAGCACCTTCTGCGCCAAAGAGCCTACCTAGGGTCTTGTTCACATAATCTTCAGCCAACTTGGCTTTCTCCTTCGCATACGCTTGGTTTAAGTTACTTACCAAGTGACCGAGCATACTCTTGGCTTCAGCGACCCTTCTACCCGCACCTAAAGCATCGCCTTTAGCCGATAGAGATTTCGCCTCATCGACTAACTGCGAAACAGCAGCGAGCTTCTCAGCCAAATTAGAGATATTGTAACCTTTCGCCGCAGCCGAATTTGTCATGTTCTTTATGTTAGTTAGCAAAGCGCTCATTCTTAGGGTTGAGTGTGAAGCAGCCACTATCTGCTCTTCTTCGCTCTCTTTGATCTCGGCCGCTACGCTCTTCACTATGCTAAGCGCTTTCAGCGAGTTGTTTAAGGCGTCTTGATATGCTCCTTCGTTAAATGCTTTTTGCGCCTTTTCTGCTAATGTTTCAGCTTCTTTTAGGCGGATCTTTAGAGCTTCGTATGCTTGGTCGCCCTCTCCCCCCTTCAGTACCGTTTGTAGGTTTGTGATCGCTTTATCAAGAATTTGGTTTAGGGCGTAGGCTGAACCCTTAACTCCTCCAGCATCCGCTTCTGTTAATGTGATCTGGGGAACGGTTAGAGCTGCGAGTAGTATGAGGGCTGCTAGAGTAGCCGCCTTAACCACCATCATCCACTTTGCCCCCACCTTCTATAGACACTGGTCTCGATTTTAGGGATTCTGAGGAACATCCGTTCCACCCCCGATTTCAGACTCACTTCTTATATACACGAGGTTCTGCCCACCAACCTTCTTCACACCCACCAGCCCCTCGCGTTGGAGCCTTCTGACCGTCCTCCACATCGAGGTCTTAGGTAAGTTGAAGCGGCTTCTGAGCTCAGCCTCAAAAGCCTCGCCTCCAACCTCAGCCAGAAACCTCAACACCTCCTTATCATCGGGTCTCAAATCTGGTTTAGATGCAAGAATCTTCTCCACATCTATGACGCGCTTCTCCTTCACATATAACTTGGCAGCAAGCCTCCTCCTTCTCAAAGTAATCCAAGTAACAGCCCCGCCAACAAACACAACGCCAGCTGCAAGAGCAGAGTAGCTTAACCATCCCCACCATCCTACTTCACTTTGCTGTGTAGTTGTGGGTTTGGTCGGTGTGACGATGTAGTTTAGGGTCAGCCCCCCTCTGTCGAACACAATTGTTAAGGTTTCTCCTTCGCTGCTGATGCTGAGAGGCGCCTTATTTAAACCAACGACGGTAAGCTCTTTTGGCAGCTTAACCGTGATATCTACTGGAGCGTCTATTGTGAAGGTCCAGAGCCTACCAGTTTTGTTGGTTAGGTCTTGTGTGAAGTATGATATCTTTATGTCTGTCAGACCTAAGGTATCGACTTCGAGACCGTTTTGTGTGGTGTTGTAGTCGAGGATAAGCCCATCACCGCCCGTGACGATCAAATCTTCAAATCTTCCACCGAAGAGTGTTAAGTTGATTGAGGGTAAGAGGGGGTTAGCCTCAACTTCATACTCGACCCAAACGTATCCATCAGCGTAGATTGTGGTTGTTAGACGCTTAGGTTCGTAGGTAGTTGGGACAGCTTGCACCATAGGTGTAAAGAGTAGTAAAGCTAAAGTCGCTGCGAGTAGAGTGGTTTTTGCGCCCGACTCAGACACCACCCTTGAAGCACGCTTTTATCTTAGCACTCATAAACGATTTCTATCACCCTTAATTAAGGTATTGGTGTGAGTGAAGTAAGGTATCGTATGCTTGAGCATATGACTGACGCGTACGTAGAGGCCTATGGGAGAGATTTAAGCGAAGCGTACGCAAACGCAGCATACGCGCTTACAGACACTATCATCGATATAGAGAATGTGAAACCTGAATTGAGGAAGGTGATTGAGGTAAGGGGTTTTGATCTCATAAACCTACTCTACAACTGGTTAGAGGCTATATTGTTGGAGATGCAGGTTGAGCAAAACGTTTACAGAGAGTTTTCAACACAGGTTTCAAAAGAGGACGACTCATGGCTGATTCGAGCCGAATGTTTTGGCGAAAGATTCGTTGCTGAGAAGCACCGACCAAAGGTTGAGGTGAAGGCTGTAACCTACCATCTTATGGAAGTAGTTGAGGAAGGAAACCGATATGTGCTGCGTTTTCTCCTTGATCTCTAGCAGAGGTGGTTGGGATGGAGATTGTTGTAGCGTTATCTGGTAAGGGTCTTCTAATCGGTATTAGGCTTCTGAAGGCTCTAAAAAGCCTTGGTGTAAAGAGTCATTTGGTGTTAGATGAGTATAGTGAGTATGAGATTTTTGCAGAAACGGGCTTAAGAAGGTCGGCTGTTCTTGCGTTAGCTGACCACACTTATGATAACAGAGATTTTACAGCGCGGATAGCAAGCGGCTCCTATAAGGTTGAAGGGATGGTAATAGCGCCCTGCAGCCTTAAGCGGGTCGCTGATTTGGCACAAGGTTACGCTTCAGACTTAATCGGTCGGGCTGCTGATGTTACGCTTAAGGAAGGAAGAGACCTAGTCATCTCACCTACTGAAACACCGCTCTCTGAAGGTGATATAAGGAACCTTATTACGCTCGCAGAGGCTGGTGCTACGATCCTACCAGCCACTCCATTATTCTACACCGGTGTAGAAGATTTGAATGAAGCGATAGACCAGCTCGTCGGTAGAATGCTCGATAGGTTCAAGATCACCCACAACCTCTACAAGCCTTGGGGTGTGAGTTAAGTTGGTTAAGTTCGGCGTCATCTTACCGCAAGACGGGAAGACCTACAAAGAGATCGTTGAAACAGCGAAGGCTGCTGAAGATCTTGGTTTCAACTCCTTCTGGCTCTTCGACCACTTTATGCCCTTCTTCGTCGGCAAGAAGAAAGATTATCTCGAGGCTTGGACGACCCTCTCATCCCTAGCGGCGGAGACGAGCAGCATAAGGCTAGGCACATTAGTCACTTGCGTCTCATATAGGAACCCAGCGCTCCTAGCTAAGATCTCCTCCACCATAGATGTGCTCTCAGGGGGAGGCTTGAATTCGGGATAGGTGCGGGTTGGTATAGTGCTGAATACGAAGCATATGGCTACCCCTTCCCGAGGGCTGGTGTAAGGTTAGCGCAGCTCAAGGAAGCCATAAGTATAATTAAGGGTATGTGGACGCATCCACAATTCACGTTTGAGGGAAGGTATTACACGGTTAGAGATGCTGTATGTGAGCCCAAGCCTCTACAGACCCCGCACCCCCCAGTACTTATAGGTGGAAGTAGACCGAAGATGCTCCAGCTTATGGCTGAAGAGGCTGATATCGCCAACTTCGGTTATAGGGTCTTCGGGTTAAGAAAGGCAGCATCCACACTCGATACGTTATGTAAGAAGGTGGGGCGTGCACCATCAGATCTGGTGAAATCGTATACTGGTGTATGTTTTGTCACAAAAGGTCTGCTTAAGGTCTTTCTGAACACACCCCACCTTGATGTGGTTGTAGCAGGCTCTCCTACACGATGTGCTGATAAGATTGACAGGCTTCTTATGTTGGGCTTCACATACTTCATCTTACAGTTTATTGGTAGAGATAGGCTTAAGGGTATGGAGGTTTTCGCTAAAGAGGTTATACCTGTCTTCTGAGCCTCTCATAATCATATATCACTCTCGCCAACACCGTATGTGTTTCAAGCGGCATTTCATGGATAGCAACCATCACATTAAATTTCTTTACAACATCTGGCGAAAATCCTCCTCGTGGGAAGCCCCCAACCACAAACACGGTATTATTCTTCACATACTTGCTCACCCATTCCTCTGGCTTCATCAAGTTGCCTCTGCGGCTGAAGCCTATAACCGATTCAGCACCAATCTGATCGATCAAATCATCAACCTTCGTCTCTCTGACTCTCAGCAGCTCCTCTTTATGACCGCTCAGCACCTTCTCCATCAAACCTTGGAATCTAAAGTAGGTTTTCGGTAGCCTAGTCTTCTCTGCAACCTCTATAACGAGGTTGGCGTAAGTATGTATGTAGAGTTTTGCCTCACCCATGAGATAGGCTGGTGTCCCCGTGACCGCTAAGACCGCTTGGTGGACTAGGTCCGGACGCCCCCTTCTCAAGCCGTCTTTAAGCTTCAGCATGGCAGTATGGTGTAGGCTGCGGTCCAGCAATATCTGGCCTAGGGTGCTTCCCCTTACTCTTAGCAGAAGCCAAGATGCTCCTTTCGCTCCATAGCTGCTGAGGTACAAGCTCAAGAGCCGATTCTGCGAGAATTATGTGAAGCACATATATCAATTGGTTTAGAACGGTTTAAAAACTTACACCTTGCGATAAACCAGCGTTGAAGCCGCCGAGACGCCTGTTAGCCGATCTAGCTAGACAGAGGATTGAAAGAATTTTACTGGTAGCTTTAGAGGTAGCTAAAACAGATTACGAGCTCGCAAAGAAGGAGGCTGCGTTGGCTCGGCGAATAGCCTTAAAGTACAATGTACGCTTACCCTTTTCTCTTAAAAGATTCTTCTGCCACGGCTGCAAGCAGCTTATCATACCTGGATTAAACTGCAGAGTTAGGCTCTCACGTAGAGCACACATCTTGAGGGTGACCTGTTTGATGTGCGGGCACACTTATAGACGCCCTTTAGGGTAGAGATATATAGGGCTTATAAGTTGGGTTAGGTTAAGCTGATAAGGGGATGCCGACCGTCTACGACGTGCCACAAGATCTACTCATAAAAAGACTTGCTGAGTACCTTAGGCGACTTCCTCAAGTTGCACCACCGATGTGGGCTTATATGGTTAAGACTGGTTCACACGCCGAGCGCCCACCAGCAGATAGAGAGTGGTGGTATACAAGGGCTGCATCTATACTCAGGAAACTCTACCTACATGGACCTCTTGGTCTAAGCGATCTCGAGTCTATGTATGGGGGTAGAAAGAGTGTAGGTTATTCGCTAGCGCATCATAGGGACGGAGGAGGCTCTAACATCAGACGTATCCTACAGCAGCTGGAGTCTGCCGGATTAGTAGCCAAAGAAGGTAAGAAAGGTAGGGTCTTGACGAACAAGGGTCGCAGCCTTCTTGATAGGCTTAGTGGTGAAATATTTAAGGAGCTGGTTAAAGTAAACCCTGAGCTGGCAAAATATGGTTGAGGTGGCTGAGATGGCTTCTGAAACACAGGATAGGCAGATGCGTGAAGAGCAGCAGAGAGCCATCAGAGAATCCATACTTAGAATAATCTTCACCTCAGAAGCGCGTGAACGCCTCGCAAACATAAGAATGGTCAGACCGGAGCTGGCGAAGCTAGTAGAGGATCGCTTTATACAGCTCGCCTCAGCCGGTAAACTTACACACCCCGTCACCGATGAGGAGCTTAAGCAGGTTTTAGCGAGCCTACAGCAGCCTAAGAGAGAGTTTAAGATAAGGTGGGCTTAGTTGAGTAGAAACAAGCCTTCTGGTTTAAAGATACGCCTCATCTCGAAACTGAAGGAGAACTACGCTGTGCCGACTTGGGTTATCGTTAAGACTAAACGCAGAGTAAGAACACACCCTGGGAGAAGGCATTGGCGTAGAAGTAGGCTTAAGGTCGGGTAGTGAGAGGATATGAGTAAAGAAGATGATGTTGAGCTTGAGAGGATCTATACCGTAAACCTAAGGCGCCTCATCATAACCCCGCGATGGAGGAGAGCGGTAAGAGCGGTCAATATGTTGAAAGAGTTTGCGCAGAAGCATATGAAGGCTAGCGAAGTTAAGATAGATCAATCAGTTAACAATCTTATTTGGAGCAGAGGCATCGAAAGCCCTCCACGTAAGCTTACAGTCAAGATGGTGAAGGATAAGGATGGCGTAGTTACAATATCACTACCATCCGAAGATTAGTCCACATGCCTAACTCGAAACCAGTTTCTGTAGATGGTAGCGCCCCTACCATACCATTTAGAAAGAAGCCTTCTTAATTCATCAGCCGTCTCCACCCCAGCTAGCTGCGCTTCTCTGTCGGTCAACTTATCTACGTCGACCACTTCATTTTTGTAGAATTCTATATACACCTCTGGCTCTTCGCCCTTAAACCTGTTCGAAACCACATAATATACTCCCGTTTTAGGCTTGTTCCGGTAAGTTACTTGCACCTCACCTAGTTTAATCTTCTCTATCAGAGGTTTTATGAACACGATCTTCTTAACCCTCTCACCTGCTTTTTCTGTGCCCACCCAGATCGACGGTAGTTGACGCTTTATTTCATCAGCAGCTTCCTCGAAGCTAAGTGAGCGGTCTACGAGCATATCCCAGTCGATCTTATCAAATATGTCTGGTTCACATAGATTCTCTTTCACCCATCTTTTAAAACTGCTCCAATTCTCATCGTCCTCAAGGTCGTCTCTGCTGTAGTTCATCTATCTTCACTACCCTCTGAGTCTGTAGGGGAAAAATAAGGTCATTACTTCATTACAGTATTGGTTCCTGTATCGGTTTTAGAAACTCTTTACTCTAGTTGAGTTATGTTATTGAAGGGTAGATCAAGAGTGCATTCGGGTCCAGAATCTAGCGTCCTCTCAGCCCCGAAGATGCTGTCCAAAACATCATAGTTTGCGAGCTTAATCTTCTTGAATCCTGAGACCAAGACTACGGAGGTAACCTTGCTATACCCACACGTGCTGAAGCCATACTCCACTCTAACCCCTCCGTCTCTAAGCAAGGTTGCAAGATGCTTTACACTATCCTCTACTTCACCCGCCAAAAGATTCTTTGAACCGCTCAGATAAAGTAGCGCAGACTCGGCTTCTGCTGGATCGGCTTTCTTATATATAGATGCCACCGCCTCGCCAACCGCCTCAAGCACATCAACCCTATCGCTTAAAGCGAGCAGCGTAAACCTATCTTTAATAGAGGCTGTTACAGTTTTATCTAAGCCTACTGGATAATCTTCTTTTTCAAAGGCTCCGAGTAGTCTGGATAGCGCAAAGGCTATCCGCTCGTTTATCTCCTCATACACATCTAGAATAGGTTTATCGCTTAAGGTTTGGGTGAAGTCGTTGTTGTCGATTACGATGACGTGGTCGCAAGCTCTGCTGAGGTGTCGAAGCGCTATAGAAGAGTAGAAGAGTTTGCTATGCTCAAAGTCTGAGGGCATTATAGCCACAGCCAGCACAGGCGAACCTTGCTCTTTTGCGGTTTCGGCTACTAGAGGGGCTAAACCTGAGCCCGTAGCTCCTCCTAGACCTGATATTATAAGTGTGAGCTTGGCGCCTTTCACCACTTCACGTATCTTGTTTAGATGCTTTACTCCCACACCTCTTACTGCTGCAGGCTCTCTCCTTAGGTGGGTGAGTGGTATGTAGATCGATTCGGTCAGCCCTCTTAGATCGTTTTCGTCGCAGCTTAGGTAGTAGAAGTGGTGTATACCTGTTTTGAATTCGCTGATCTTTGACGCTACTCTACAGCCAGCAGTCCCTACACCAACTCCAATAATATTCGAAGCCTCATCAAATATGAAGTGTTTTAAGGTTAGAGTATGCCCTCTACTCAAGGCTTGATCGCATAGCATTACACAGATTTACTATAATCCTCTACTTCTTAAGAGGGTTAGACCTTTTGTCACCTAATG is part of the Nitrososphaerota archaeon genome and harbors:
- a CDS encoding aminopeptidase P family protein, which produces MESGIGTTVSGKIYRLHKQHLSGLLSDLDSKMEERGLDGILALGDSTSNNPELLYLVGCSLPRGGFYLKRRGQDPILVVSETDLGSARSSRVKYVKSFGEVGYYRLLEKDAKRAYINLVKQLVVDAGLEGKIAIYGRNRPNIILQVSSALKRMGLSVVEEDSPTLLEEVMMTKDDREIEAIKRVGVAACKIVKEILEHLASCRVGDRLLYKGEELRVGHIKRLVRVLLAEKNLKPLDEMIFAPAPESSDPHYSGIDSEPIRVGQPIVFDLFPQGSEGYCFDLTRTISIGSPTPEFREMFEAVLEAQLTVLERLRSGMLAKEAMEAACEVFEKKGYDTPRTNPKLTKGFTHSLGHGIGLTIGERPYLSLYSQERIVDRQVFTVEPGLYDAKLGGVRLEDVIVMEGGAAKNLTDLEKMLVY
- a CDS encoding archease; this encodes MSEVRYRMLEHMTDAYVEAYGRDLSEAYANAAYALTDTIIDIENVKPELRKVIEVRGFDLINLLYNWLEAILLEMQVEQNVYREFSTQVSKEDDSWLIRAECFGERFVAEKHRPKVEVKAVTYHLMEVVEEGNRYVLRFLLDL
- a CDS encoding UbiX family flavin prenyltransferase, whose amino-acid sequence is MEIVVALSGKGLLIGIRLLKALKSLGVKSHLVLDEYSEYEIFAETGLRRSAVLALADHTYDNRDFTARIASGSYKVEGMVIAPCSLKRVADLAQGYASDLIGRAADVTLKEGRDLVISPTETPLSEGDIRNLITLAEAGATILPATPLFYTGVEDLNEAIDQLVGRMLDRFKITHNLYKPWGVS
- a CDS encoding LLM class flavin-dependent oxidoreductase codes for the protein MVKFGVILPQDGKTYKEIVETAKAAEDLGFNSFWLFDHFMPFFVGKKKDYLEAWTTLSSLAAETSSIRLGTLVTCVSYRNPALLAKISSTIDVLSGGGLNSG
- a CDS encoding LLM class flavin-dependent oxidoreductase, giving the protein MGAGWYSAEYEAYGYPFPRAGVRLAQLKEAISIIKGMWTHPQFTFEGRYYTVRDAVCEPKPLQTPHPPVLIGGSRPKMLQLMAEEADIANFGYRVFGLRKAASTLDTLCKKVGRAPSDLVKSYTGVCFVTKGLLKVFLNTPHLDVVVAGSPTRCADKIDRLLMLGFTYFILQFIGRDRLKGMEVFAKEVIPVF
- a CDS encoding RNase P subunit, producing the protein MKPPRRLLADLARQRIERILLVALEVAKTDYELAKKEAALARRIALKYNVRLPFSLKRFFCHGCKQLIIPGLNCRVRLSRRAHILRVTCLMCGHTYRRPLG
- a CDS encoding 30S ribosomal protein S19e, whose translation is MPTVYDVPQDLLIKRLAEYLRRLPQVAPPMWAYMVKTGSHAERPPADREWWYTRAASILRKLYLHGPLGLSDLESMYGGRKSVGYSLAHHRDGGGSNIRRILQQLESAGLVAKEGKKGRVLTNKGRSLLDRLSGEIFKELVKVNPELAKYG
- a CDS encoding DNA-binding protein, producing MASETQDRQMREEQQRAIRESILRIIFTSEARERLANIRMVRPELAKLVEDRFIQLASAGKLTHPVTDEELKQVLASLQQPKREFKIRWA
- a CDS encoding 50S ribosomal protein L39e, whose translation is MSRNKPSGLKIRLISKLKENYAVPTWVIVKTKRRVRTHPGRRHWRRSRLKVG
- a CDS encoding 50S ribosomal protein L31e (one of the proteins encircling the polypeptide exit tunnel in the ribozyme), whose translation is MSKEDDVELERIYTVNLRRLIITPRWRRAVRAVNMLKEFAQKHMKASEVKIDQSVNNLIWSRGIESPPRKLTVKMVKDKDGVVTISLPSED